From Cercospora beticola chromosome 6, complete sequence, a single genomic window includes:
- a CDS encoding uncharacterized protein (BUSCO:EOG09260QVP), which produces MRLPLFGVATLLLRSTHAIFADEAWDVDYHHPLLGLPKEETTLFHQPNPASKASLIYTLSEEGIVGAVNPRDGSLVWRHSLPRNLSDAGFLRAGSGQDIVIAGAGHQVSAWSAADGRLAWSRELAHEIKDLEILELSDGKDVATAKDAIILTGGERPALHRVDGASGDVKWTHRLESGDEPYQLSASATEVFAIQLHKTMLGYIKIKVAALDPVTGRKIDEHALSSESELASADTIISVGANSASPIIAWTDSAYTVLKVNIVGTKAVTTFNIEKHEDQAVTRVRLHAPFHTTAVAHFLVHFETEASHWAEVYHIDLTKNKIAKAYSLPRVGGQGAFSTSNLDANVYFTRITSSEVVTVSSDSHGVLGRWTLGDLAVGAVPGEIVTPVHAVSEVSVKAGEVSAVRTALLVSTGDWVLIRGGTPAWQRPEALAATISATFATTAQVESFAHELELEAHSNFVSAYIHRVQRHIRDLKHLPELVTSLPQRIQNGIFGTTAESVGHDVFGFHQVIACATKNGRVVAIDAASANRILWSKDVAHLKNGETWRPTLETGANGAVVITVEGSPPLVALNATNGAVVADPGSARSPLPEADAIRFGLQKDGSLTASKSGLSADGALWRFFPPKNERVVTLVPRPVNDPVASIGKVLGDRRVLYKYLSPNVALLVTANDAARSATFHVIDTVTGATLHADIQHNVDLAEPIPAIITENWFAYSFTAESAESTPKGHHLVVGELFESFVPNDRGPLSEKANSSSLQQPPEPFVLSKSYQIPEAISKLAITRTRQGITSRQLLAVLADSSSLVGIPYQVLDPRRPVDREPTKDEQMEGLVKYIPTIEFDPKWYLNHKRELLGITNVITSPALVESTSLIFAYGLDLFGTRLTPSSSFDVLGKDFNKFQMLSTVAGLAIVTFVVAPLVTRKQVNQRWQFA; this is translated from the exons ATGCGCCTGCCACTATTCGGAGTGGCCACGCTGCTCCTCAGATCGACGCACGCAATCTTTGCCGACGAGGCTTGGGATGTCGACTATCACCATCCACTACTAGGCCTACCAAAGGAGGAGACCACACTGTTTCATCAGCCAAATCCCGCGTCCAAGGCATCTCTCATCTACACTCTTTCCGAAGAAGGCATAGTCGGAGCTGTCAACCCGCGAGATGGCTCGCTAGTCTGGCGCCATTCACTGCCTAGAAACCTTTCGGATGCCGGTTTCTTGCGGGCTGGCTCAGGTCAAGATATTGTTATTGCTGGAGCCGGCCACCAAGTTTCCGCATGGAGCGCTGCTGATGGCCGACTTGCCTGGAGCCGAGAATTGGCGCATGAAATCAAAGACCTGGAGATTCTGGAGCTCAGTGATGGAAAAGATGTCGCCACTGCCAAAGACGCAATCATCCTCACGGGCGGCGAACGTCCTGCACTTCATCGCGTCGATGGAGCATCAGGTGATGTGAAATGGACGCACAGACTCGAAAGCGGAGATGAGCCTTATCAGCTGTCTGCTTCAGCCACCGAGGTGTTCGCGATCCAGCTGCACAAGACGATGTTGGGATACATCAAAATAAAGGTGGCCGCATTAGATCCTGTCACGGGCCGCAAGATCGATGAGCATGCATTGAGTTCGGAAAGCGAGCTAGCATCAGCAGACACGATTATCTCGGTCGGTGCTAACTCCGCGTCTCCCATCATCGCGTGGACCGATTCTGCATACACCGTGCTCAAGGTCAACATTGTTGGAACGAAAGCGGTGACGACCTTTAATATCGAAAAGCACGAAGATCAAGCTGTGACTCGGGTCCGTCTTCACGCACCGTTTCACACGACTGCTGTCGCGCATTTCTTAGTGCATTTCGAGACAGAGGCTTCGCATTGGGCAGAGGTGTACCACATCGACCTGACCAAGAACAAAATTGCAAAAGCATATTCTCTACCCCGAGTTGGCGGCCAAGGCGCATTCTCGACTAGCAATCTGGACGCCAATGTCTACTTCACCCGCATTACGAGCAGCGAGGTCGTCACGGTGTCATCAGACTCCCATGGCGTTCTTGGTCGCTGGACGCTCGGTGACCTGGCAGTTGGTGCTGTACCCGGTGAAATAGTGACGCCGGTACATGCGGTGTCCGAAGTATCTGTCAAGGCAGGCGAAGTCTCCGCAGTCCGGACAGCCCTGCTTGTGTCGACCGGAGACTGGGTGCTCATTCGAGGCGGCACTCCAGCATGGCAGAGACCAGAAGCACTCGCAGCGACCATCTCAGCTACGTTCGCCACCACAGCACAAGTGGAGTCGTTCGCACATGAGCTCGAGCTGGAAGCTCACTCCAATTTTGTCAGTGCTTACATTCATCGCGTACAGCGTCACATTCGAGACCTGAAGCACTTGCCCGAATTAGTGACCAGCTTGCCTCAGAGAATCCAAAACGGCATTTTCGGTACCACCGCAGAGAGCGTCGGTCACGACGTTTTTGGTTTCCATCAAGTCATTGCATGTGCGACCAAGAATGGCAGAGTGGTGGCAATTGATGCTGCCTCGGCGAACAGAATTCTTTGGAGTAAGGATGTTGCACACCTCAAGAACGGAGAAACATGGCGGCCCACGTTGGAGACCGGCGCGAATGGAGCAGTTGTCATCACTGTAGAAGGTAGCCCTCCACTAGTGGCCTTGAACGCTACCAACGGAGCAGTCGTTGCCGATCCTGGAAGCGCCAGATCTCCTCTCCCGGAAGCCGATGCCATCAGATTCGGCCTTCAAAAAGATGGCTCCCTGACAGCTTCCAAATCTGGGCTGTCTGCAGATGGCGCACTATGGCGATTTTTTCCGCCCAAGAACGAGCGAGTGGTCACCTTGGTGCCCAGGCCAGTCAACGACCCAGTCGCGTCCATTGGCAAAGTGCTAGGCGATCGAAGAGTACTGTACAAATACCTCAGCCCGAACGTCGCTTTGCTTGTAACAGCGAATGATGCCGCTCGAAGCGCCACTTTCCATGTCATTGATACAGTGACCGGCGCTACGCTACATGCCGACATTCAACACAACGTCGACCTGGCCGAGCCAATTCCCGCGATCATTACGGAAAACTGGTTTGCCTATTCTTTCACTGCTGAGTCGGCAGAAAGCACTCCTAAGGGCCACCATTTGGTAGTCGGAGAGCTATTCGAGTCATTTGTGCCGAACGACAGAGGACCACTGAGCGAGAAGGCCAATTCATCGAGCTTGCAACAGCCACCGGAGCCTTTTGTCCTCAGCAAATCGTACCAGATTCCAGAAGCAATCAGCAAATTGGCCATCACGAGAACTCGACAAGGTATCACGAGTCGTCAACTGCTTGCAGTCCTAGCTGATTCGAGCTCGCTCGTGGGCATTCCTTACCAAGTACTTGACCCTCGTCGCCCAGTAGACCGCGAGCCTACGAAGGATGAGCAGATGGAGGGTCTCGTCAAGTACATCCCAACCATCGAATTCGATCCAAAGTGGTATCTCAACCACAAGCGAGAGTTGCTGGGCATTACGAACGTTATCACAAGTCCGGCGTTGGTCGAAAGTACTAGCCTCATCTTCGCCTATGGACTTGATCTTTTCGGGACACGACTTACGCCAAGTTCTAGCTTTGATGTTCTCGGCAAAGACTTCAACAAGTTTCAGATGCTGAGCACTGTTGCAGGGCTTGCTATAGTGACATTTGTCGTGGCACCATTG GTTACCCGCAAGCAAGTCAACCAGAGATGGCAGTTCGCCTGA
- the RSR1 gene encoding Ras-related protein rsr1: MSRAGHQREYHIAVLGSGGVGKSCLTMQFVQGVFVERYDPTIEDSYRKHIDVDGRHVVLEIMDTAGTEQFTAMRDMYMRLGQGFLLVFSITSASSLRELVELREQIVRTKNDPSFPIVLVGNKSDLEEDRAVSRAKAFQLSQSWGNIPYYETSARRATNINEVFIDVCRQIIRKDLAKARPEDGDRRHRERRRKHRENGDHHDRDRGRRDRGGSKCTIL, from the exons ATGTCTCGGGCAGGGCATCAGAGAGAATACCACATCGCCGTGCTGGGCTCGGGCGGTGTAGGCAAGAGCTGCTTGACCA TGCAATTCGTGCAGGGCGTGTTCGTAGAACGATACGACCCAACGATTGAGGATTCATATCGCAAGCATATCGACGTCGACGGCAGACATGTGGTCCTGGAGATCATGGACACTGCGGGCACAGAGCAATTCA CTGCAATGAG AGACATGTACATGCGACTCGGCCAGGGCTTTCTACTGGTCTTCAGCATAACCTCTGCATCCTCCCTCCGCGAACTCGTCGAGCTCCGCGAGCAAATCGTACGAACGAAAAACGATCCGTCGTTTCCCATTGTCCTGGTAGGCAACAAATCAGACCTCGAGGAAGATCGAGCAGTGTCACGAGCAAAAGCATTCCAGCTGTCACAGAGCTGGGGCAACATTCCATATTACGAAACGAGCGCACGAAGAGCAACGAACATCAACGAAGTCTTCATAGATGTCTGCAGGCAGATCATCAGGAAAGATTTGGCAAAAGCAAGGCCGGAAGATGGGGATCGAAGACACCGGGAGCGCAGACGAAAGCATCGAGAAAATGGGGATCATCACGACCGTGATCGTGGCCGCAGAGACAGAGGCGGCTCGAAATGTACGATACTATGA
- the SHO1B gene encoding High osmolarity signaling protein sho1b: protein MPSFGSSTNSPSLQKMEMGGHGRYNAGRGFSLGNIAGDPFWLGSIGIGIAGWMIAFVASIIADINSTFPNYSWWSLAYMLVCIIGVIYAVGADVIYTYRIALTGFLAAGLVFTTSAVNALIYFPEAAKEAAAAGFILLSIDCIIWMFYFGAEPQASHRQTLDSFALHKDRAPSRNSRAMRQSYRPETLHSNAQQPQMYNSNNLQGFETASPMTGYPGAAQNKGYPQQPLRSEPSASGMSANNTTGVPDSSVSQPTEYPYRAKAIYSYEANPDDANEISFTKHEILEVSDVSGRWWQAKKENGETGIAPSNYLILL from the exons ATGCCCAGTTtcggcagcagcaccaactCGCCGTCGCTGCagaagatggagatgggCGGCCACGGCAGATACAATGCGGGCCGAGGGTTCAGCTTGGGCAACATTGCAGGCGATCCATTCTGGCTCGGATCTATAGGCATTGGCATT GCTGGTTGGATGATCGCATTCGTCGCCTCCATTATTGCCGACATCAATTCTACATTCCCAAACTACTCCTGGTGGAGTCTGGCATATATGCTAGTATGCATCATCGGGGTCATATATGCTGTGGGAGCGGATGTAATTTACACTTACCGCATTGCCTTGACGGGCTTCCTGGCTGCTGGTCTGGTGTTTACAACGTCCGCTGTGAATGCGCTGATCTACTTCCCTGAAGCCGCCAAAGAGGCCGCCGCGGCGGGATTCATTCTGCTGTCAATTGACTGC ATCATCTGGATGTTCTACTTTGGCGCCGAGCCGCAGGCAAGCCATCGCCAGACGCTTGACTCTTTCGCGCTCCACAAGGACCGCGCGCccagccgcaacagcaggGCAATGAGGCAGTCATACCGACCGGAAACGCTGCACTCAAACGCGCAACAGCCGCAGATGTACAACTCCAACAACCTCCAAGGATTCGAGACAGCCTCCCCAATGACCGGATATCCTGGCGCTGCGCAGAATAAGGGATACCCACAACAACCACTACGATCAGAGCCAAGCGCCTCCGGCATGAGCGCTAATAACACAACCGGAGTACCAGACAGCTCCGTCTCGCAGCCCACAGAATACCCATACCGAGCGAAAGCAATATACAGCTACGAAGCAAACCCAGATGACGCCAACGAAATATCCTTCACCAAGCATGAAATTCTCGAAGTCAGCGATGTGTCTGGAAGATGGTGgcaagcgaagaaggagaacggCGAGACGGGTATTGCCCCGTCAAATTACCTGATTTTGTTGTGA